Proteins found in one Mucilaginibacter terrenus genomic segment:
- a CDS encoding SusD/RagB family nutrient-binding outer membrane lipoprotein, giving the protein MKKIIYTFTALIGLSLASSCKKYIDINNNPNAPTSVDASTLLPPMLAGMARGNWYDSRYIGQYSQIWGAPTANNIWDQEGYAPGSDSGGEMWRTVYFSLGQNVGLMLQDATAKNKYDYIGVAWALRAWGWQNGSDEYDYMIVKEAYDPTKLTFNYDTPEAVYAEVVKDCQLALNYLNLAVKNDGQTVGADLAKGDYMYYGDRKKWIKFVYAILAQNMLHISNKSSFKPDMVKMYADSSFTSNADNASVQCTGSQSGDANFWGPTRANLPSFRQSDYMVRLLDGRILAGSATQDTLADPRLPLLLSRSKDRAYRGVVAPLGDPNTADANTSIPAMAGATTANAATSAAKYIFNDNSRGVLMTYPEVQFFVAEALYKKGDVEGAYAAYKKGIAASLDFVSNPPIASSLTGTQKYISQANIDKYMAGPSVRQSAGQLQISDIMQQKFISLFVWGAPEAWADMRRYEYNTSVFQGYVKPTTIYPDNAGKQVYLLRPRYNSEYIWNVPALQQIGALNPDYHTKKPWFILP; this is encoded by the coding sequence ATGAAAAAAATAATATACACCTTCACTGCTTTAATTGGGCTTAGCCTTGCAAGCAGTTGTAAAAAATATATCGATATAAACAATAACCCTAATGCGCCAACCAGTGTAGATGCCAGCACCTTACTGCCGCCTATGCTTGCGGGTATGGCACGCGGTAACTGGTACGATAGCCGCTACATTGGGCAATATTCGCAAATATGGGGAGCACCTACAGCCAACAACATATGGGACCAGGAGGGTTATGCTCCGGGCAGCGACTCGGGCGGCGAAATGTGGCGCACCGTTTACTTTAGCCTTGGCCAAAACGTTGGCCTTATGTTGCAGGATGCCACAGCCAAAAACAAGTATGATTACATTGGCGTAGCCTGGGCCCTCCGTGCATGGGGATGGCAGAACGGATCGGACGAGTACGATTACATGATCGTGAAAGAAGCTTACGACCCTACCAAATTAACCTTTAACTATGATACCCCTGAGGCCGTGTACGCTGAAGTGGTTAAAGATTGCCAGTTAGCACTCAATTACCTCAACCTAGCCGTGAAAAACGACGGGCAAACCGTAGGTGCTGACCTGGCCAAAGGTGATTATATGTACTATGGTGACCGCAAAAAGTGGATAAAGTTTGTATACGCTATACTGGCACAAAACATGCTTCATATCAGCAACAAGAGCTCTTTTAAGCCGGACATGGTTAAGATGTATGCTGATAGTTCATTTACCAGCAACGCCGACAATGCAAGCGTACAATGTACCGGATCGCAATCCGGTGATGCTAACTTTTGGGGACCAACGCGTGCAAACCTGCCTAGCTTTCGCCAGTCAGACTATATGGTTAGGCTGCTGGACGGGCGTATTCTGGCAGGTTCTGCAACACAGGATACACTTGCCGACCCGCGGCTACCATTATTGCTGAGCAGGAGTAAAGACCGTGCTTACCGGGGCGTTGTAGCACCTCTGGGTGACCCTAATACAGCCGACGCGAACACCTCTATACCTGCAATGGCTGGGGCCACTACTGCAAACGCCGCGACATCTGCCGCTAAGTACATCTTTAACGACAACTCCCGCGGAGTGCTGATGACCTATCCTGAAGTACAGTTCTTTGTAGCAGAAGCGCTATATAAAAAGGGAGATGTGGAAGGTGCTTATGCAGCTTACAAGAAGGGGATTGCCGCCAGTTTGGATTTTGTGAGCAACCCGCCAATTGCAAGCTCATTAACAGGTACACAAAAGTATATCTCTCAGGCCAATATAGATAAATACATGGCTGGACCGTCTGTTCGCCAAAGTGCCGGACAGCTGCAAATCAGCGATATAATGCAGCAGAAGTTTATTTCGCTGTTTGTGTGGGGCGCACCAGAGGCGTGGGCGGATATGCGGAGGTATGAGTACAATACATCTGTGTTCCAGGGGTATGTAAAACCTACTACCATTTACCCGGATAATGCAGGCAAACAGGTTTACCTGCTAAGGCCGCGTTACAACTCTGAATACATCTGGAACGTACCTGCTCTTCAACAGATAGGGGCCCTTAACCCAGACTATCATACCAAAAAACCGTGGTTTATTTTACCTTAA
- a CDS encoding DUF4397 domain-containing protein — translation MKSTLYIACGLLLAITGCTKTTIKQPGEPVTGAQIKLIHVAPGVPAVEGRINGAKVSASTTYSVTDAEVPTSITTGFPYLSVFPGSNYLNVSSGTTNIVFATATPSPALKSRQTVSPATVVGEVNQTTTDGGAYSAFLIGLPSATGSNTSVKVVEDKFPAPVASKAFIRLAHMIPNGSALDVYGTFTLAGGTATTKKLVSAGTYTAVTDFTPVDVNAASTTNYKLQLYLGGTTTTLGAITADIPLAPGRYYTVIARGLAADYAVPGTSIVLKASDRPKLPLSDPNTRAPEIYYNAPGITYYTNK, via the coding sequence ATGAAAAGTACACTATATATCGCCTGCGGCCTGCTTTTAGCCATTACAGGCTGTACCAAAACAACAATTAAACAGCCCGGCGAACCTGTTACCGGCGCACAGATAAAGTTGATACACGTTGCACCCGGCGTACCAGCGGTTGAGGGGCGCATTAATGGCGCCAAAGTTTCGGCTTCAACAACTTACTCGGTTACAGATGCGGAAGTACCCACCTCAATCACTACGGGTTTTCCGTACTTATCTGTTTTTCCCGGGAGTAATTACCTTAATGTAAGCTCTGGTACTACCAATATTGTATTTGCTACCGCTACCCCGTCGCCTGCATTAAAAAGCAGGCAAACAGTATCTCCTGCTACAGTAGTAGGCGAGGTGAACCAAACTACTACAGATGGCGGCGCTTATTCGGCTTTCCTGATTGGGTTGCCAAGTGCTACAGGTAGTAATACGTCAGTTAAGGTAGTAGAAGACAAGTTTCCGGCACCTGTTGCCAGCAAGGCTTTTATCCGCCTTGCACACATGATACCTAACGGCTCGGCACTCGATGTATACGGCACTTTTACCCTTGCGGGTGGTACTGCAACAACTAAAAAGCTTGTTAGTGCAGGTACCTATACCGCCGTTACCGATTTTACCCCGGTAGATGTAAATGCAGCAAGTACTACCAACTACAAGTTGCAACTGTATTTGGGCGGAACTACTACAACGCTCGGAGCAATCACTGCTGATATCCCTTTAGCACCAGGCAGGTATTATACCGTTATAGCCCGTGGTCTTGCTGCTGACTACGCTGTACCGGGTACCAGCATTGTACTAAAGGCAAGTGACCGGCCTAAGTTGCCGCTTAGCGATCCAAATACTCGCGCACCGGAGATATATTACAACGCCCCGGGTATTACATACTATACCAACAAGTAA